CCGGGTTCGTGGACTTCCCGACGCCCCGTCGGTCACCGAGGGCCTCATCGATCCCCATCGCCTCAACCTCCTGCTCTACCCAACTTCCGAGGCCCAGGAACTCACTCCCGAGCTGGTGACCAGCCTTAAACGGCCCCTCACGCTGATCGTTCCCGACGGCACCTGGGGACAAGCCGCCAAAGTGGCCAAGCGCGAGCCGGTGCTGAAAACAATTCCTCACATCAAGCTGCCGTTGGATCGAGCGTCAGAGTACGCGCTCCGCCGCGGCTCGGAACAAAAAGGGGTAGCTACCTTTGAGGCGATCGCCCGAGCGCTGGGGCTTTTGGAAAGTCAGGATGTTCAACGCCGATTGGAAGCGCTCTTCGCGATTATGGTCGATCGCACCCTGCGAAGCCGCGGTTGCCAGAACCCC
The DNA window shown above is from Verrucomicrobiales bacterium and carries:
- a CDS encoding DTW domain-containing protein, whose protein sequence is MGRRKRYNVRCLVCQMRKEICICDCIETCRRSIETSTRIIILMHHRELCRTTNTARLAQLTLKDCEIRVRGLPDAPSVTEGLIDPHRLNLLLYPTSEAQELTPELVTSLKRPLTLIVPDGTWGQAAKVAKREPVLKTIPHIKLPLDRASEYALRRGSEQKGVATFEAIARALGLLESQDVQRRLEALFAIMVDRTLRSRGCQNPAAEASESSKG